The Anabaena sp. PCC 7108 region GTGATCCACTCGCAAAAGCGATCCCAGACGTTAGCGGTTGAACGCTGTTGTAAGGTTGTGGTCATGTGTTTATAATTGCGGTAATTTCTTACACTTTTTATGTGAACGAATTTGTATTTGCTCACACCAATAAACTTAACATGAATTTACGTTTTTCTCATATAGACTTTTTTAATTATTTTTGAAATGAGATAATAATTACTTATGCTTAGATTTCTAGTGTGTCGGTTGATGCAAAGAATTCCAGTTTTGACAAAACTGTTGTTAACACTCTTGAATTCTCAATAGTTGTATGATTTAAAAATCAAAGTATATGTAAGGCAAGCCACCTTTAGGAGCTAGTAAACCAACTGCGTAAAAGCATAAAGGTACTAAGACAAGTTTAATAGGCCAACTCAAATCTAATTTCAGCCCACGATTAAATACGTAAGATATGTTCATTAGCAGGCATAAAGCTATAAGTAAATAAGAGATTTGATATGGACTGATATTCAGAACTTCCAGATAGACTTTTTGAGCAAATTGTTCATCAGCGGTATGACCCCAAAGATGTTGAAAGACAAAAGTAGAGTCTTGGAGGTTAGGAAGACGGAACCAAATCCAAGAGGTAAAAACCATCATTTGTGTTAGAAACCAAGCAAAAATTATACCTAGAGGATTTTTCCAAAGGATTGCTAGAATTTTTAAGCGATCGCTCATGGCATCTGTGAGACGATGAACTCCTAAAGCTATGCCATGAAAAGCGCCCCAAACCACAAAACCCCAAGCCGAACCGTGCCAGATGCCTGCAACTAGCATCACAATTAATAAATTACCGCAGGTGCGAATCAACCCACGACGGGAACCCCCCAAAGGAAAGTAAAGATAATTCCGCAACCAATCCCCCAAAGTTATATGCCAGCGTCTCCAAAAATCGGCAATACTTGTACTGAAGTAGGGAAAGTTAAAATTTTCAGGTAGTACTAAACCGAAAAGCAAGGCACTACCACGGGCAATATCTACATAACCGTTAAAATCTAAATACAGCTGTAATCCGTAAGCAAAGGTAGCTAACCATAAATCATTGCTACCTGCCCTTTGTAAGTTACCAAAACATAAATCAACAAAAATTCCGAGATTGTCGGCAAAAATGCCTTTTTTTACTGCACCCCTTGCAATTAACCATAAACCGTCTGCCACTTTCTCAACACTAATAAATCTATCCGTATTGATTTGAATTGATAAATTATGGTAACGAGTAATTGGACCAGAAATTAGCTTAAAAAACAACAATTTATAGGCAGCAAATCTCAGAAATTTTTCAGCAGCTGGCGCACCACGATAGACATCTATTAAATAAGAAATACATTCAAATGTAAAAAAAGAAATCCCCAGAGGTGCAATAAATTTAAAGGCTGTATCGGGTGAATTTATGGACAAATTAAATAGTATTTGCAGTAAAATAGGCAGATACTTGAAGCCCAATAAAATTGACACATTTAAAAATATACCCAACCATAAAATCTTGAGCCGATGCTGATTCCAGTCAGCTTGAGAAAATCGCCATTCTTCATTAGAAATTTGCCAATTTTGAGAATGTTTACCTGGTGATGTATTTTTACCAATTTCTATCCCCAGCCGAAAGTTAATAAAAGTAAGTACTAATAGTAATGGTAAGTACTGAATTTGCCATGATGCATAAAATACAATACTAGCTATTAACAACGTCCATAATCGTATCTTTTGTTCAGATACATTCCAGTAAATTCCCAGAACACTCAGCAAAAAAATCCCGTAAAAAATTGATATAAACTTCATTTTTTAGTCATTGGTAGAGACATAAGTAGTCGTGCCAAATAAATTGCACATTTCGGTAAAGCAACAGGGAACAGAACAAGATTACAGGGATTTCTATTTTTTGGCAAAATGTATAATTAATTTTGCTGAGGTACTTATCTACTTCATAATCCAGGGAATCATGGGATCAATTGCCAGCTTTTGTGATACTTCATATGCTCCATAGCGGTTTAGGTGACTAGGATCTGAAAAGTAATCATTTGCCTTTAGCCAAATTTTGCTGAAATCTCGGTATATAAAATTGGTGTTAGTGGTAGATACATTTAACATATACTGTTGAAATTCTTGCTCATATTTTAGCCGCATTGGGTCTAAATATTCTGCTGTGAGCGGCATATTCACAAATACTAGAGAGATTTGATGATTTTTTGTAAATTCTAATACAGATTGTAAAGCCGTATCTTGCTTACCTGTTAGTAAAAAAGATTTATAGTCATTATCGTAATTTCCTGTTACTCTAGGGTGTTTTTGATAGTATGTAGCTGGATTAAATCGCATTGATAATGGCAAAAATCCATCAAAATCGACTGATTGTGTAGAGTTATCTGCTTCAACAGAATCAGGCATCAGTTTAATATTTGATGTTATTTGTTGATTGCTAAAAGGTAAATGATTAAGTTGTTTTTGCAATAAGCTTTTAATTTGTTCACGGTTTCTATAGCTAAAAGACAGCCCAAATAAAGACTTATTTAACCACTCATCGGCAGCTTGATAACTGTTAACTTCTGGTTTTATATCTTCTTGTGTGACATTTATTTCTGGCTTAATCAGTTTATTACTACTAATTCTGGTTGCAGCTTTCTCTAATACGTATGTATAGCCTTGTGATGCAGCAATAGAATTAAAAGTGATATCTTCTCTACCACTGTTAAAAGCCCTAGCACCATCTGCCCAAAGAATTAATTTAGGTAATTCCGAAGGTTCTAAAACTTTGTGAATGATGAAATCTACAACTTGTGCTGTTGCACCATTAATACCAAAATTAAATACGCCAATGTTGGGATAACCATGAGTTCCTAAAGCTTTAGAAAGGGCTACGGGATCAATTCCTCTAAGAGCGCGAGAAGAACCAATAATTAATACATCTGGAGGATGTCCAGTTGTTAACAACCTTTGTTTATACAGAGCTAATTGCTCATCTAATTGCCGAGCATTAAAACTTGGTATTGGAGATCGGGCTGCTAAAAGAATAGCCGTAGAGTTGGCTTTTTCTTTCAATGGTGCTGCTGCCAATGTTTCTGTTGGATCATCATTTTGGGTGAATCCAGAAGCATTAAATGTAGAATTCCCAAATTGAGCAGATTTTGTGTTTTCAGTGTTGGTAAAAAATCCAGTTTTCTGACGCTGATTTTTCCCTGATTTCAAAGATAACTGTGACGACGATGTAACACCAGCAAGCTTAGAAGAATTTGATCCAATCCGAGTAGTAACTTCACCCAACATCCAATCACTTTGAACTGCAAGAATAAATCCTAAGGCTATCCAAATTATGAACCCCCGAATGCCTTGTTCATCAGGGTGATGTTCGATTGACTGGGTTGCTTCCGTAAATAATTGAGTTCCCACCAGCAACTTTTTCAGTTTGTTGTTAGCAGTTTCTACCCAATCCTGTGCTACTTCATTCACAAAACTTTTAACTTCCTGGCTTGTTAAATCAGGACGCAAAATTGGCTCATTAGTTTCACTAGTCAGCAAATCACTTACATATTCAGCAGTGGCCGCAAATTCTGGTGTAGCTTCAGGTACTAATCGTTGACGATTGCCAAAATCAACCCCATGATTCCAAACAGGTTCTTTATCGCCAGCCCGACGACCATAAACACGTACACCAACAATACCGACAATGTTGAGTTGGCGAATAAATTGAGTAACCTTAGTGGCTACTTGTTGCCGTGTTGGGCAGATTGGCGCATCACACATTATGTGTAATAAATCACTTTTATGAAGTAACAGCACGCGGATACCGCCTGTTTTTAACCGCCAATCTATGTCAGGATTGAGTAAGCGTTCTAGTGAAAAAATAATCGCTGGTTCATCACCAGAAATACTTAAATCCAGTGTGGATGTTGCCAAAGCGGGATGCTTGGCTGCTGGTAAAGACAACCAATCTATCCACGAAGGTTGCTTTTCGCCTGTTTTTTGACCATATATGGCAGCTGCGAGAATACCTTGGGGTGCGATCGCTTCTAGCTGAGATAAAATTACCTGTAAGCAGATTTCCCGATCTGGGGCTGGGGCGGTTCCTAAAGGATCAAAAGCTGGGTTGCAAAATATATGTAAGGTGAATTCTTTCAGAGAAGCTTGGATAGAAATTTTGAATTCTGACAACACATCAGTTAACAGTCTAGAGATCGCTTGTAAATCTCCCCAACGCGCCCACTCTTTCAACATCATCGCTGGGGGCGTTAAATCCACTCTTAACCGCCAATCAGCGTCAGTTTCTCCTTTGACTTGAGAAACGATAACGGCATCTTCATAGCCAGACAGTTTAAGATTCCGCAACCTCTGGGCTATTGGTTCGGCTAACAAGGAAGCATCAGGGCTATAACTGGACTGACAAAATATCCAAAGGCGATTACCTGGAATCTGGGCTTCAGCGTGAGACTGATGTGGCTTAATTTTTACTTGTACTGCTACACCCAAAGTACTCAAATTTTCGCTGAGATAGCGAGCAATTGCATCTGGGTTGCCTTGACGAGCTAAACTCTCATTTGAGACAATGAGCGCTCCGCTGACTTGTCTCGATTTTGCTGCATCTGCTAACAGTTCTTGATGTACTTGCTCCAGATGGCGTTCTAATTGATTTAAGTACACCCGATGACACCATTCAGGATGATGCACCCCTTTTTTCCGACCATAGACCAATACTTGGTATATTGGGGATTGTTCTTCACTTGTGAGGCTATCTAAGTCTGTTTGCTGTAGTGCTTGGAGCAAGTCAGATAGAGTATGCCAACGTTGCGGACAGTCTGTACCTTCGCAAAGTATATGGAGGTCATTTCCTAGCAACCGGACTTTCACCCCGAAAGTGCTGATGCCTGTTGCTTGGCTTACCCATTGCACTAAGGTTTGCTGGCGATTAAGTAATACTGTTTTCATGGGAAGTTAACTTTAACAGGAAGCGAGTATTGGGGGATTTTGCCTGTACTTGTAAACTAGAAACATAGATTTATCACATTTTGCAGTTTTTTTTTAACAATTTTGTTACCTTTGTAGCTGGCAAAATGGGCAAAGATAGTCTTATAAGGTTACACGTCCTACAAAGATTGAGCTTTGCGTCTATTTTACTCATCTGTCAATCACCAAAAATTAGCAATGTCATCTGTAACCCAAAATACCTCATCCAATTCTGGACTAGATTTGATTTTTTTTACCATTCCCCAATCTTGTCTTCTCCAATTAAGCACAGTCCCTTTACTCATGCTACTCATAGCGGATAAAGCCAGTAGTAAAGCACTAGCATCTGTAGGGGAAGCTAGTGAAGAAGTGTTTCGGGGCGATCGCCTCCCCAACCTCACTTTCCCAGATGAATAGGAATTGAACCAATAATAACTATATATAAGCATTTATTGGCTCCAGTTATTCCTATGCAGCCGCAGCAAAAAAACTAGAATTGTAAACATTAATTGGCTTTACGAGAGCGAAGAATATGGGTTCCCTTTTATACTCTTCATCGCAAACAGCGAATGTCTACCCTATGTCGGAATTATTCTTGCGTCATCGTCTACAGGTAGTAGAGGAATTGTGGGAGTCTGTTCTTCGACAAGAATGCGGCCAAAAAATGGTGGACTTATTAAGGCAGTTGCGCGATTTATGTTCACCAGAAGGACAAGCTACACATGACCAAGCCGCTTCAGCAGTAGAATTAATTGAACAACTGAATATCAACGAAGCAATTCGTGCAGCTCGCGCCTTTGCTCTATATTTCCAGTTAATTAACATCATTGAGCAGGAATACGAACAAAAGCAACAACTAACCCGCTATTCTGATACAGAAACAACTGATCAGGAATATCTAGCGAACATAATTTATTCAACTAACCAAAGAGAAGACGACTTACCTGTCACCAAAGCATTAGGCGCAGATTCAGGAACACAAAGTTGGATAGATAACACGCAAATCAGCCAAAAAGGGACATTTTCTGCCTTATTTCCCCTTTTATTCAAACTGAATGTACCACCGCAGCAAATTCAACGTCTGATTTCCCAGTTGGATATCCGCTTAGTGTTTACTGCACACCCGACAGAAATTGTCCGTCATACTATCCGAGATAAACAGCGACAGGTAGTAGATCTGTTACAAAAATTAGATGAATTAGAAAATCGCTCTGGTGGCTATCCTTGGGAAGCTGCGGAAGTTAAAGAACGATTACTAGAAGAAATTCGTCTTTGGTGGCGTACAGACGAGCTTCACCAATTTAAACCTACAGTCCTTGATGAAGTAGATTATGCCTTGCACTACTTCCAAGAAGTCTTATTTGACGGTATTCCGCAACTATATAAACGCCTCAAATACTCCCTAGCCCAAACATTTCCTTGGTTAGAACCACCAAGTAGAAATTTCTGCTCCTTTGGTTCTTGGGTAGGCTCAGACAGAGATGGAAATCCATCGGTGACACCAGAAGTGACTTGGAAAACCGCTTGCTATCAGCGGAAAATGGTGTTGGAAAGATATATCAAATCAGTGAAACAACTGATTGAATTATTGAGTGTGTCCATGCACTGGAGTGATGTTCTCCCTGATTTGCTGGAATCTCTGGAGTTAGATCAATCTACATTAAGTGATGTATATGATGCTCTAGCACTGCGTTATCGCCAAGAACCCTATCGCCTGAAACTGGCTTATGTGCTAAGAAGACTGGAAAATACACGCGATCGCAATCTGGCTCTATATAATCGGGAGGTTCCACAAAATGAAAATGCCTCCATGTACCGTTCGGGAGCAGATTTCTTAGCAGAACTGCGGCTGATTCAAAGAAATTTGACAGAAACTGGTTTAGGCTGTCGAGAACTAGAAAACCTGATCTGTCAAGTGGAAATTTTTGACTTTAATCTCACCCAGCTAGATATTCGCCAAGAATCATCTCGTCATTCCGATGCACTGAATGAGATTCTCGAATACTTACAGGTTTTACCCCAACCATATAACGAACTATCAGAGTCAAAAAGGGTAGCTTGGTTAACTGGGGAACTGCAAACCCGACGGCCGTTAATTCCCAGCGAATTGCCATTTTCTGAAAAAACCAACGATGTTATTGAAACTTTCCGCATCTTGCGATCGCTACAACAAGAATTTGGCATCAGTATCTGCCAAACTTACATTATCAGTATGTGCCGGGAAGTTAGCGATGTTTTGGAAGTTTTAATCTTAGCCAAAGAAGCCAGATTGTTTGATCCCGCCATTGCTGTAGGTTCAATTCGAGTCGTACCTTTATTTGAGACAGTAGAAGACTTACAACGCTCAAGAAGCGTCATGCGTCAACTATTTGAACTCCCCCTATATCGCGCCCTATTAGCAGGGGGCTATGAAGCGATTAATTCAGAAATAGCTGAACAAACTTCCCAACCCCCCAATTCCCCATCATCTTCTATCCTCAACCCCAACTTACAAGAAGTGATGCTGGGCTATTCTGATAGCAACAAAGATTCTGGTTTTTTAAGCAGCAACTGGGAAATTCATAAAGCCCAAAAATCACTTCAGAAAATCGCCGAAGAGTATGGCGTTAACCTGCGTATTTTTCACGGACGCGGTGGTTCCGTGGGAAGAGGTGGTGGCCCTGCTTATGAAGCGATTTTGGCTCAACCAGGTCATAGTATTAATGGCAGAATCAAAATTACTGAACAAGGGGAAGTTTTAGCTTCTAAATATTCCTTAGTGGATTTGGCATTGTACCATGTCGAAACTATTACTACTGCGGTAGTGCAAGCTAGTTTACTGCGGACTGGGTTTGATGATATTCAACCCTGGAATGAAATCATGGAAGAGTTATCAGTGCGATCGCGCCAACATTATCGCGCCCTGATTTACGAACAACCTGATTTTATCGATTTTTTCCACCAAGTCACTCCCATTGAAGAAATTAGCCAACTACAAATTAGTTCCCGTCCAGCCCGAAGACCATCTGGGAAAAAAGATTTAAGCAGCTTACGCGCCATACCTTGGGTCTTTAGTTGGACACAAACCCGAATTTTGTTACCTTCTTGGTATGGAATAGGTACAGCTTTACAAGAATTTTTAGACGCGGAACCGGAAGAACACCTCAAATTACTGCGCTACTTTTATATGAAGTGGCCATTCTTCAAAATGGTAATTTCTAAAGCCGAAATGACCTTAGCTAAAGTAGACATTGAAATGGCACGTCATTACGTCGATGAATTATCTAACCCTGAAGATAAATCCCGGTTTGATCAAGTATTTGAGCAAATCGCTAGTGAATTCTATCTAACTAGGAATTTAGTCTTGAATATTACCGGACACAAACGACTTTTAGACGGTGATCCCATCTTGCAGCGTTCTGTACAGTTACGGAATGGGACAATTGTACCTTTAGGATTTATCCAAGTTTCTTTACTCAAGCGTCTACGTCAATACAAAAACACTAGCACCTCTGGAGTAATTCACTCTCGTTACAGCAAAGGTGAATTACTGCGAGGTGCATTGTTAACTATTAACGGTATTGCCGCAGGTATGAGAAATACAGGTTGATGGGTAATTGGTAAGCTCGTAGGGTGCGTTAGCGACAGCGTAACGCACCGATTAAATATCAATAAAGATGGTGCAAGTCTGAAAATAAGGTTAATTTATAGCAGTCGCCATAAAGTTTAAATGGTTGCTGTGATTTTGTTATCAGTCGTTCTAGAGAAC contains the following coding sequences:
- a CDS encoding MBOAT family protein, with protein sequence MKFISIFYGIFLLSVLGIYWNVSEQKIRLWTLLIASIVFYASWQIQYLPLLLVLTFINFRLGIEIGKNTSPGKHSQNWQISNEEWRFSQADWNQHRLKILWLGIFLNVSILLGFKYLPILLQILFNLSINSPDTAFKFIAPLGISFFTFECISYLIDVYRGAPAAEKFLRFAAYKLLFFKLISGPITRYHNLSIQINTDRFISVEKVADGLWLIARGAVKKGIFADNLGIFVDLCFGNLQRAGSNDLWLATFAYGLQLYLDFNGYVDIARGSALLFGLVLPENFNFPYFSTSIADFWRRWHITLGDWLRNYLYFPLGGSRRGLIRTCGNLLIVMLVAGIWHGSAWGFVVWGAFHGIALGVHRLTDAMSDRLKILAILWKNPLGIIFAWFLTQMMVFTSWIWFRLPNLQDSTFVFQHLWGHTADEQFAQKVYLEVLNISPYQISYLLIALCLLMNISYVFNRGLKLDLSWPIKLVLVPLCFYAVGLLAPKGGLPYIYFDF
- a CDS encoding DUF1574 family protein, producing the protein MKTVLLNRQQTLVQWVSQATGISTFGVKVRLLGNDLHILCEGTDCPQRWHTLSDLLQALQQTDLDSLTSEEQSPIYQVLVYGRKKGVHHPEWCHRVYLNQLERHLEQVHQELLADAAKSRQVSGALIVSNESLARQGNPDAIARYLSENLSTLGVAVQVKIKPHQSHAEAQIPGNRLWIFCQSSYSPDASLLAEPIAQRLRNLKLSGYEDAVIVSQVKGETDADWRLRVDLTPPAMMLKEWARWGDLQAISRLLTDVLSEFKISIQASLKEFTLHIFCNPAFDPLGTAPAPDREICLQVILSQLEAIAPQGILAAAIYGQKTGEKQPSWIDWLSLPAAKHPALATSTLDLSISGDEPAIIFSLERLLNPDIDWRLKTGGIRVLLLHKSDLLHIMCDAPICPTRQQVATKVTQFIRQLNIVGIVGVRVYGRRAGDKEPVWNHGVDFGNRQRLVPEATPEFAATAEYVSDLLTSETNEPILRPDLTSQEVKSFVNEVAQDWVETANNKLKKLLVGTQLFTEATQSIEHHPDEQGIRGFIIWIALGFILAVQSDWMLGEVTTRIGSNSSKLAGVTSSSQLSLKSGKNQRQKTGFFTNTENTKSAQFGNSTFNASGFTQNDDPTETLAAAPLKEKANSTAILLAARSPIPSFNARQLDEQLALYKQRLLTTGHPPDVLIIGSSRALRGIDPVALSKALGTHGYPNIGVFNFGINGATAQVVDFIIHKVLEPSELPKLILWADGARAFNSGREDITFNSIAASQGYTYVLEKAATRISSNKLIKPEINVTQEDIKPEVNSYQAADEWLNKSLFGLSFSYRNREQIKSLLQKQLNHLPFSNQQITSNIKLMPDSVEADNSTQSVDFDGFLPLSMRFNPATYYQKHPRVTGNYDNDYKSFLLTGKQDTALQSVLEFTKNHQISLVFVNMPLTAEYLDPMRLKYEQEFQQYMLNVSTTNTNFIYRDFSKIWLKANDYFSDPSHLNRYGAYEVSQKLAIDPMIPWIMK
- the ppc gene encoding phosphoenolpyruvate carboxylase, producing MGSLLYSSSQTANVYPMSELFLRHRLQVVEELWESVLRQECGQKMVDLLRQLRDLCSPEGQATHDQAASAVELIEQLNINEAIRAARAFALYFQLINIIEQEYEQKQQLTRYSDTETTDQEYLANIIYSTNQREDDLPVTKALGADSGTQSWIDNTQISQKGTFSALFPLLFKLNVPPQQIQRLISQLDIRLVFTAHPTEIVRHTIRDKQRQVVDLLQKLDELENRSGGYPWEAAEVKERLLEEIRLWWRTDELHQFKPTVLDEVDYALHYFQEVLFDGIPQLYKRLKYSLAQTFPWLEPPSRNFCSFGSWVGSDRDGNPSVTPEVTWKTACYQRKMVLERYIKSVKQLIELLSVSMHWSDVLPDLLESLELDQSTLSDVYDALALRYRQEPYRLKLAYVLRRLENTRDRNLALYNREVPQNENASMYRSGADFLAELRLIQRNLTETGLGCRELENLICQVEIFDFNLTQLDIRQESSRHSDALNEILEYLQVLPQPYNELSESKRVAWLTGELQTRRPLIPSELPFSEKTNDVIETFRILRSLQQEFGISICQTYIISMCREVSDVLEVLILAKEARLFDPAIAVGSIRVVPLFETVEDLQRSRSVMRQLFELPLYRALLAGGYEAINSEIAEQTSQPPNSPSSSILNPNLQEVMLGYSDSNKDSGFLSSNWEIHKAQKSLQKIAEEYGVNLRIFHGRGGSVGRGGGPAYEAILAQPGHSINGRIKITEQGEVLASKYSLVDLALYHVETITTAVVQASLLRTGFDDIQPWNEIMEELSVRSRQHYRALIYEQPDFIDFFHQVTPIEEISQLQISSRPARRPSGKKDLSSLRAIPWVFSWTQTRILLPSWYGIGTALQEFLDAEPEEHLKLLRYFYMKWPFFKMVISKAEMTLAKVDIEMARHYVDELSNPEDKSRFDQVFEQIASEFYLTRNLVLNITGHKRLLDGDPILQRSVQLRNGTIVPLGFIQVSLLKRLRQYKNTSTSGVIHSRYSKGELLRGALLTINGIAAGMRNTG